TATTTTCAACGATCCTCCCCAGACGCTCCCTGGCCGTTCGGCGGAATAACCCGGTCGCGCATTATTTAATTGACATTTCAAACATTTACTCTCACAATGAAAAAATTGGTCGCCCTGAAAGTTTTCAGGAGGAATGCATGAAGAAGCTGGTCGTATTATTTTCGTTGTTGGTTCTGGCGACGGCTGCCTTGCCGGCTGCTGCTGTGGGCTCATCGTTCTTGTATTGGGATAATGGACCGCAAGCCCACAAAATGTTGCCCAGGCAAAGCCTGGCGGAATGGCAGGCTTTTTTCGCAGGCGAAATAAAAAAAGGCAATTTGATTCTGGACAACGTGCAAGCCGACGCCAGCGCCGGCATGGTGCATCGCCGTTTCAACCAATTTTACAAAGGCATCCCGGTTTTTGGCGGACAGATAATATGGCATGAAAAGAACGGCGTGTTGGCCGGCATCAGCGGCGAGTATTACCAGATTCAGGCCGTTAATATCCAACCGAAGCTGGATAATCTGGAAGCCGAGAAGCGGTTCAGGCAATCCCTTCCCAGGCAGGATACGCTGGAGTTGACCGAACCGAGCGTGCTTTGCATCTACCCCGTTTCCGATGATGAGTTCCGCCCGGCTTTTCGCATCCGGGTGCGCCTGGGAATGGGGTTTTCCCGAACCGGCTTGGTCGATGCCGCGGATGGCACGGTTTTGCTCTCTTTTTCAAATATCAAAACCGAGCAGGCGGTCATCGGGGTTGGAACTGGCTTTCATGGAGATCAACTGAAACTGGTTCTCACCCAGGATGCCGATGGTTACTGGATGGCCACGGAAGACACAAGCATCCGTCCGGTCAAGCAGTACACGGTCGATTACAATCACAGCATCAATGACAGCCTGGCGGAGATCCCATCCAGCGCCAATGGCGTTTTTGGCACGGACATCGACGTGAATGTTCATGCCTATCTGGGTTGGGTATATGACTACTATTATGTGAGGCATGGCCGTCACGGCTTGGATGGTGCCAATTTAACGATTTTCGCCTATACCCATGTCTTGGGTCCTGGCTTAAGCGATAATGCTTTCTGGAGTTCCGATATGAAAGCCATGGTGTTCCTCGATCCATTGTATACGGACTGGCAAACCGGCGCCGGTCTGGATGTGATCGGGCATGAATTCACCCATGGGGTTACGACGTATACCTCGGGCCTTATTTATCACAACCAATCGGGCGCGCTCGATGAATCCTTTTCCGACATCATGGGCACGGCTATCGAATTCAATTTTCAACCGGCGGGAAACGGCTTCAACAAGGCCGATTGGGTCATCGGCGAGGATATCTTTCCGACTTACAGCAGCTCCAATGGCCTGCGCAGTCTCGCCAATCCCAATGCCTTTTCCGATCCATGCCATTTGAGCCAGTATGCCAATCTTCCTGATACAGAGTCCGGTGATTGGGGCGGCGTGCATACCAATTGCACAATTTTCGGGCATGCCTTTTATTTGCTGGCCAATGGCGGCACCAACGCCGTGTCCCATCTTTCTGTAACCAGCATCGGCATCGACAAGGCTACCCAGATCTACTTTCGGGCCTGGACTTTTTACCTGACTCCGACCGCCAGTTTTTTTAATGCCGCGAATGCCTTGCTCCAGTCAGCCAAGGATCTGTACGGGGCGAGCAGCAGCGTATACGGGCAGGTTTTGCAGTCGATATTTCCGGCCTGGTCGTGCGTGAGGTGTCGGCCGGGATGGTCTTCGACGTGATCGAAAAGAGCGGTTCCTGGTACAAGGTGCAGTTGCCGGCTGATGGCGTCAATCCCGCCCAGAAGGGCTTCATCCATGGGAGCGTGGTGAGCGAATCGGGCGGGAAGATTTCGGAGACCCCCGCGCTCCAGAAGCAGCCCAAAAAATCGGCCAAGCCCCGCCGGGCTGAAATCGAAAAATTCAAGCGCTACTCGTTGCGCGGTTCTTATTTTATGGGGTTTACCTCGGAAACGCTGGCCAGCACCTATGCTCCGACCATCTACCGGGAGCAGGCCAGTTTTGTTACATCCTATGAAGCCAAGAAGGGGAATACCATCGATGCCGCATTGGAGTACAGGCTTTCTCCCGTTCTCGGCGTTGAGATCGGCGCTTCCATCGCTTCCCGGGACGTGGCGGCTGCAATCACCGCCTCGGTTCCCCATCCTTTGCTTTTTGACGCCCCACGCCAGGTCACCGGCAGCCAGGGTTATAAACTGAAGGAAACCGACCTTTACCTGAACCTAGTGTATACCCTCAAGATGAACCGCATCGGCATCGACCTGTTCGCCGGGCCCTGTTATGTCATGGCCGCGACAACGCTGGTGGCGGAGTATCAGGTGACGGATGCCTATCCGTATACCGTGGTGAATGTCACCTACGGCTCCAAGGAAGTAAAAAAGAATGCCATCGGTTTTAACGCCGGCATCGCGGCCGGATATTACTTCGGCAATAGCGTGGGCCTCGTGCTGAGCGCCCGTTATATCGGCGCCAAGGCCAAATTTGATACCGCTACCGATGTCCCGGGCGTTGATTACAAAGTGGGCGGCCTCCAGGCCGGGGTCGGGTTGAAAATTAAATTCTGACAAGTTGCTCCAAAACTGGTAAGCCGGGGAAGGAACTCTCTTATTAAAGCCGCCGTCTTGGCGCTTCAGGCGGCCGAGAGCCGCAGAATTTCAACCAACATGGCCACGGCTTTTTCCATGTCAGCGACATGGATATGTTCCGCGGTGGAATGCTCGTCGCGGGCGCCGATCCCCACCACCGCCATTTCAATGCCGTGGTTGTTGTAGATGGATGCGTCGGTGAAGCCGGTGATGAACGTGGTCTTGGCTTTGATGCCGATTGTGGCCAACGCTTTTTGCGCGGTGATCACGGTCCAGGCGTTCGGGGCGATTTGCACCGCCTTGCAGAGATTGTCGGTTTTGATTGTCACGCTGGCGCCAATCTTCGCCACTTCCCGCCTGATTATCCTTTCCATCTCGGCCGCCAGGGCTTTGGCCTTCTGATGCTTCAGGCTGCGGCATTCGGCTAGAAAACTGGCCGCATCCGGGACGCCGTTGCGGATGATCCCGCCCTTGATCACGCCGACATTGGCCGTCGTCTCGCGGTCGAGCCGGCCCAGCCTCAGGGCGGCGATGGCCTTGGCGGCGGCGACGATGGCGTTGATCCCCTTTTCGGGCTCCATGCCGGCATGGGCCGAGCGGCCCTTGATTTCGACGTCGATGGCGAAATAGGAGGGGCCGCCGATGACGATGGTATCGAGCGTGTCGTTGTCCAGCAGGAAGCCGCGCTTGGCGCGCAGCAGGCGGTAGTCCAGGTTCTTGACGCCCTGCAGCCCCGTTTCCTCCTGGCGGCTGATGGCCACCTCGACCGGCGGCCTGACCTTGGCCACGCGCAGGGCTTCGAGCATTTCGGCGATGCCGGCCTTGTCGTCTGCGCCCAGTATGGTGTCGCCCGCGGAGCGGATTACGCCGTTTACCAGTTTCGGCTTGATGCCCTGGCCGGGCATGACGGTGTCGGCATGGCAGGAAAGGAGGATAGGCTCCTTGCTTTTGCTTTTAATAGCCGGGAGTTTGGCTATCAGGTTGCCGTAAGCGTCCTTTTTTGCGTTGGCCCCCAGTTTTTTGAATTCTTTCAGGAGATAATCGATGAACCGGGCCTCGTTTCCCGACTCGCTGGGAATCCGGACCATGTCCATGAATTGCGTGATCATCCGTTGCGTCATGCTTCACCTCGCAGAATTTGAATTTTCATTGTATTTTACCGGGTCGTTTTTGTAAAGAAAAAGAAAATGGCGGGCCGGTCATCCGGCGTTTGCATAAAGAGCTGGCTTTTGCTATGTTGAGCGATAAGGGTTAAACCTTGCCAAAATTCAGCGGAGGACTCAATGAAAAAGTCGTATGTCATCGGCGTGATCGTCTGGATCTGTTCGTCGGGAATAGCGGCTTTCAGCCAGGACCAGGACGGGCTTTGGCCGAAGTCGGAGCCTTACCGGACCGGGTATCTGCGGGTATCGCCGCAGCATGAGATCTACTACCAGCTGGGCGGCACTCCCGGGGGGATGGCGGTGATGGTCCTGCACGGCGGTCCGGGCGCCGGCTGCTCGGCCTCGGACTTCCGCTATTTCGATCCGAAAAAATTCCATATCGTGCTCCACGATCAGCGCGGCTGCAGCCTGAGCCGGCCCTACGGCGAGTTGCGCGAGAACGACACGCAGCACCTGGTCGCTGACATCGAAAAGCTCCGGCGTCACCTCGGTTTGGGCAAGGTACTGCTGTTCGGCGGCTCGTGGGGCAGCACCCTGGCCCTGGCCTACGCCGAGACCTTTCCGGAGAATGTCGCCGGCATGATCTTGCGCGGGGTCTTCATTGCCAGCCGCGAGGAGATCGACCATTTTTACCACGGCGGCGCGGGAAAATTCTTCCCGGAAAGCTATGCGGCGCTGCAGAAGGCCGTCGACCGGCCGCAGACGCTCAACTATCCGGAGCAACTCCTGGCCAAGCTGAGATCGCCCGATCCGGCGGTGCGAAACAAGGCCGCCTGGGCCTGGACGCGCTACGAATCCAAGCTCGCCTTCCTCAACCTGCCCGACGAGGCGATCGAGAAATGGCTGGTCGGCTTCAACCCCTACGCCTTCGCGTTGCTTGAGAACCATTACATGGCCAACCGCTGTTTCCTGCGGGAGGGGCAGCTGCTGAAGAACGCCGGCCGCATCACCGCCATCCCGACGGTGATCGTCAACGGCCGCTACGACGTGATCTGCCCGCCCTATACCGCCTACCGCCTGCACGCGAAACTGCCCAAGTCAAAGTTGGTGATCGTCGACGCCAGCGGCCATTCGAGCTCCGAGCCCGGCATCCGGGCAGCCTTATTGCAGGCGGTAAGGGATTTTGAAAAAAAATGATCTTGCCTGCCATTTAATCGAGATGTGATACCGGTTCTGCGGAAAATCTGCAAGGGTTGGTTGATGGAGTGCGTTAAAGTGGGGCTGGAAGGCGCGGCCTTTTTTTACTCAGTCGGCATTTTCGCTCATGATACGCTGGATCTGCAGCAGGGGCAGGGCGGTGGTGGTTTTCCCCAGGGGATACTCCTCGTGGCCCGGGTAAACGATGTACTCCTTGCGGCACTGCAGGTCAAGACAGGCGCTGCGAAAACCTTTGCTCACTTCAGGAGCGGCGGAAAACTTGATTTCCACCGCGATCGGTTTTTGCCCGGAATGGCATAGCAGCAGGTCGATCTCGGCGCCGGCCGCGGTCCGGAAAAAATAAGCCTCCCAGCGCGGCGGCAACTGGGCAATGATCTGCTCGATGACGAAGCCCTCCCAGGAATGTCCGACCAGGGGACGCCCCTGGAGGTCGTCCATGGATCCGATGCCGAGAAGCGAATGGAGCAGGCCCGAATCGCGAATAAATACTTTCGGGGCCTTGACCAGGCGTTTTTTCAGATTGGCATGAAAAGGCCGCAATTGGCGAACGAGGAATGTATCTTCTAAGATGGACAAATAATGACGGACCGTTGGGGCCGATACGCTCAGGCTGTTGGCGATCTGGCTGGCGTTCCACAGTTGGGCATGGTGGTGGGCGATCATGGTCCAGAAGTTGCGGAGCTGACCAGCCGGTACGCGGATGCCCAGTTGCGGAACATCTCTTTCCAGGTAGGTCCGGATAAAGGCCTCGCGCCAGTTCAAACTGGACGCCATGTCCGCTGCCAGAAAGCTGTCCGGGTAGCCGCCCCTGAGCCAGAGCAGCGTGACCTGGTCCTCCTTGAACCCTACCTCGACGAGTTGTAACGGAGGCAATTCGTGATATACCACTCGCCCGGCCAAACTCTCTGAAGATTTCCTGATCATATCCGGAGAAGCCGAACCTAAGATAAGGAATCGGCCGGGAACGCGGTTTTGATCGACTATGGCGCGGATAAGGGGAAACAAAGAAGGCATCCTCTGGATCTCATCGATGATAACTAGCGTGTCCTTGTAGCGGTTGAAATATAGCTCGGGCTCCCGCAGCTTGTTCTGGTCGGAGGGAAGCTCGAGGTCGAGATAGACCGCATTCTTGCTTTGCTTTTGGATCAACCGGGCCAGCGTCGTTTTGCCGGTCTGGCGCGAGCCAATGATGCCCACAACCGGGAATTGAGCAAGGGAAGCGACGATCTTTGTTTGTAAGCTTCGTTTTATCATGCTTGCATA
This portion of the Candidatus Aminicenantes bacterium genome encodes:
- a CDS encoding outer membrane beta-barrel protein translates to MREVSAGMVFDVIEKSGSWYKVQLPADGVNPAQKGFIHGSVVSESGGKISETPALQKQPKKSAKPRRAEIEKFKRYSLRGSYFMGFTSETLASTYAPTIYREQASFVTSYEAKKGNTIDAALEYRLSPVLGVEIGASIASRDVAAAITASVPHPLLFDAPRQVTGSQGYKLKETDLYLNLVYTLKMNRIGIDLFAGPCYVMAATTLVAEYQVTDAYPYTVVNVTYGSKEVKKNAIGFNAGIAAGYYFGNSVGLVLSARYIGAKAKFDTATDVPGVDYKVGGLQAGVGLKIKF
- a CDS encoding M20/M25/M40 family metallo-hydrolase gives rise to the protein MTQRMITQFMDMVRIPSESGNEARFIDYLLKEFKKLGANAKKDAYGNLIAKLPAIKSKSKEPILLSCHADTVMPGQGIKPKLVNGVIRSAGDTILGADDKAGIAEMLEALRVAKVRPPVEVAISRQEETGLQGVKNLDYRLLRAKRGFLLDNDTLDTIVIGGPSYFAIDVEIKGRSAHAGMEPEKGINAIVAAAKAIAALRLGRLDRETTANVGVIKGGIIRNGVPDAASFLAECRSLKHQKAKALAAEMERIIRREVAKIGASVTIKTDNLCKAVQIAPNAWTVITAQKALATIGIKAKTTFITGFTDASIYNNHGIEMAVVGIGARDEHSTAEHIHVADMEKAVAMLVEILRLSAA
- a CDS encoding ATP-binding protein — protein: MIKRSLQTKIVASLAQFPVVGIIGSRQTGKTTLARLIQKQSKNAVYLDLELPSDQNKLREPELYFNRYKDTLVIIDEIQRMPSLFPLIRAIVDQNRVPGRFLILGSASPDMIRKSSESLAGRVVYHELPPLQLVEVGFKEDQVTLLWLRGGYPDSFLAADMASSLNWREAFIRTYLERDVPQLGIRVPAGQLRNFWTMIAHHHAQLWNASQIANSLSVSAPTVRHYLSILEDTFLVRQLRPFHANLKKRLVKAPKVFIRDSGLLHSLLGIGSMDDLQGRPLVGHSWEGFVIEQIIAQLPPRWEAYFFRTAAGAEIDLLLCHSGQKPIAVEIKFSAAPEVSKGFRSACLDLQCRKEYIVYPGHEEYPLGKTTTALPLLQIQRIMSENAD
- a CDS encoding M4 family metallopeptidase → MKKLVVLFSLLVLATAALPAAAVGSSFLYWDNGPQAHKMLPRQSLAEWQAFFAGEIKKGNLILDNVQADASAGMVHRRFNQFYKGIPVFGGQIIWHEKNGVLAGISGEYYQIQAVNIQPKLDNLEAEKRFRQSLPRQDTLELTEPSVLCIYPVSDDEFRPAFRIRVRLGMGFSRTGLVDAADGTVLLSFSNIKTEQAVIGVGTGFHGDQLKLVLTQDADGYWMATEDTSIRPVKQYTVDYNHSINDSLAEIPSSANGVFGTDIDVNVHAYLGWVYDYYYVRHGRHGLDGANLTIFAYTHVLGPGLSDNAFWSSDMKAMVFLDPLYTDWQTGAGLDVIGHEFTHGVTTYTSGLIYHNQSGALDESFSDIMGTAIEFNFQPAGNGFNKADWVIGEDIFPTYSSSNGLRSLANPNAFSDPCHLSQYANLPDTESGDWGGVHTNCTIFGHAFYLLANGGTNAVSHLSVTSIGIDKATQIYFRAWTFYLTPTASFFNAANALLQSAKDLYGASSSVYGQVLQSIFPAWSCVRCRPGWSST
- the pip gene encoding prolyl aminopeptidase; the protein is MKKSYVIGVIVWICSSGIAAFSQDQDGLWPKSEPYRTGYLRVSPQHEIYYQLGGTPGGMAVMVLHGGPGAGCSASDFRYFDPKKFHIVLHDQRGCSLSRPYGELRENDTQHLVADIEKLRRHLGLGKVLLFGGSWGSTLALAYAETFPENVAGMILRGVFIASREEIDHFYHGGAGKFFPESYAALQKAVDRPQTLNYPEQLLAKLRSPDPAVRNKAAWAWTRYESKLAFLNLPDEAIEKWLVGFNPYAFALLENHYMANRCFLREGQLLKNAGRITAIPTVIVNGRYDVICPPYTAYRLHAKLPKSKLVIVDASGHSSSEPGIRAALLQAVRDFEKK